The Burkholderiales bacterium DNA segment AATCTGAATGACTCCGCCAACCGCATCCGAACCATAAAGACTGCTGAGCGGACCCGAAACGATCTCGATGCGATCGATTTGATCGATCGGCAGATGCTCGAACGCCGTCGTGCCGGCGGTCGCCGAATTGACGCGCAAACCATCGACAAGCACCAGCGTGTGATCGCTGTTCGCCCCACGAATGAACACGCTGCTCGACTGACCGGACCCGCCGCTGCTCGTGATCTCCACGCCGGCCAGGCTTTGCAGCAACTCGGGAAGCGTTTGTTGTCCGCTGCGAACAATGTCTTCGGCATCGATGACCGTGGTCGGCTGCAGCGTGTCCGACAGATTCTGGCGAATGCGTGCCGCGGTTACGACAGTTTCCGGAACCGCCACGACAGGCGTTTCTTGCGCGCGCAGCGGCTGAGTAAGCGTCAGCAATCCGACAAGACCAGCAAGACAGCGTGAAATGAAATCGAGACGAACGAATGGAACACTAGCATAGGCAAACCACATGATGTCGCCCTCCGCAACATTGGTTGTCGATTGCCTGAGGGCCGGTCTCCGGGCTCGTGAGCCGGAATGCCGAAGACATCCCGCAAACCGGCGCCTTCCCGTGCGTTGCACAGTGGCGTCTTGCCGGCCTTGACTCACCTACCGTTGCGAGGGCAGCGTCGGCATTAACTGGGCTTTCACCCGTCGCACCGACTTCCCGTTTCACTCCGCGGGACGGACGTCCGTTGGAGCACCTTCGGGCATTGCTGAAACATGCAAATACAACTGTAACCCGCGCCGTTAAGGCGCCTATCGAAGTGCGAGTCAGGCAGCGACAGCTGTCCGGCGCAGAACCAGAGGCACACTGTAAAACGCTTTGGTAATCGTGGCGTCCCCAACGAGATTCGAACTCGTGTTACCGCTGTGAAAGAGTTCTATTCCGGACCACTGTAAACTTTACTGGACTCTTCAATACATTGATTAGTTGACTTATTGTCCATTTCGGTCTACGATTGTCCATCGCTGTATACGAACATAAATTAAGCACGGATTAAGCACGGGATTTATCGGAGCGATAGAAAATGGCTCGATCACAACGCGATTCCAAGCTCGAAACTCGTACCGCGCGACTCAAGTTGAAAGTCGGACAGCGCTACTTTACCAAAATCGGCGAAGGTCTGGCGCTTGGCTTTCGGCGCACGGGCGAAGGCTATGGCAACTGGCAGGCGCGCATGATGCTGGCGAGCGGTCGCTATGGGTTCCGTGCGCTCGGTCGCGCCGATGACTTCATGGAAGCGAACGGTGAGACGGTGCTGAGTTTCTTTCAGGCGCAACAGAAAGCGCGGGAAGCGGCAACCGCGATAGTGGCTGGCGAGGAACCCGAACCTGCCCTGCCCGTTACAGTCGCCGATGCGACGACGCGCTATCTCGCCTGGTATGCAGAGAACAGAAAGGCGTTGCGCGAAACGACGGCGACCATTGCGGCGCATATTTTGCCGACGTTTGACGAGCGCGCCTTGGCAAGCCTGACGACGGCGGAACTCAAGGCATGGCATCAGAAGCTCGCGGTCAAATCAGCGCGCGTTCGTACCGGCATCGGAGCGAAACAACGGTATCGCGCGAAGCCGGAAAACGACAATCAGAAACGCGCGCGCAAGTCCACGGCGAACCGCATTCTGACCGTGCTGAAAGCGATCCTGAATAAGGCATTCGAAGATGAATTGGCCGCCAGCGATACCGCATGGCGGCGCGTGCGTCCGTTCGAAAATGCCGACGAACCGGTAACGCGGTTTCTGACCGAAGCCGAATGCAAGCGCCTCATCAACGCCAGCCGCGCCGACTTGCGCGCCCTGGTCAAAGGGGCGCTGTTCACCGGCGCGCGCTATTCGGAACTGACCGGGCTTACGGTTGCGCATGTCAACGTCGATAC contains these protein-coding regions:
- a CDS encoding site-specific integrase, translating into MARSQRDSKLETRTARLKLKVGQRYFTKIGEGLALGFRRTGEGYGNWQARMMLASGRYGFRALGRADDFMEANGETVLSFFQAQQKAREAATAIVAGEEPEPALPVTVADATTRYLAWYAENRKALRETTATIAAHILPTFDERALASLTTAELKAWHQKLAVKSARVRTGIGAKQRYRAKPENDNQKRARKSTANRILTVLKAILNKAFEDELAASDTAWRRVRPFENADEPVTRFLTEAECKRLINASRADLRALVKGALFTGARYSELTGLTVAHVNVDT